In Citrobacter sp. RHB25-C09, the following proteins share a genomic window:
- a CDS encoding DUF445 domain-containing protein, translating to MNKITELKRAKLLALSLLLIAASTFVVTLFLPASFWVNGIKAIAEAAMVGALADWFAVVALFRRVPIPFISRHTAIIPRNKDRIGENLGQFVQEKFLDTQSLVALIRRHEPALLIGKWFSQPENAQRIGQHLLQITSGFLELTDDARIQRLLKRAVHKAIDKVDLSGTSALMLESMTKNDRHQVLLDTLIAQMIALLQRDSSRAFIAQQIVRWLETEHPLKARILPTEWLGEHSAELVSDAVNSLLDDISQDRAHQIRHAFDRATFKLIDKLKTDPEMANRAEKIKDYLKEDEAFNRYLGELWADLREWLKTDINAQDSRVKQRIAHAGQWFGETLIADDALRASLNGHLEQAAHRVAPDFATFLTRHISDTVKSWDARDMSRQIELNIGKDLQFIRVNGTLVGGTIGLLLYLLSQLPAVLSAAQY from the coding sequence ATGAATAAAATCACTGAACTCAAACGCGCCAAGCTGCTGGCGCTCTCTCTGCTGCTGATCGCCGCCAGCACCTTTGTCGTCACGCTTTTCCTGCCTGCCAGTTTTTGGGTGAACGGGATCAAAGCGATTGCCGAAGCGGCAATGGTCGGTGCGCTGGCAGACTGGTTTGCGGTCGTTGCGCTATTTCGCCGCGTACCGATCCCGTTTATTTCCCGCCATACGGCGATCATTCCCCGGAATAAGGATCGGATCGGCGAGAATCTTGGCCAGTTTGTGCAGGAGAAATTCCTCGATACCCAGTCGCTGGTCGCGCTGATCCGCCGTCATGAACCGGCGTTGCTGATTGGCAAATGGTTCAGCCAGCCGGAAAACGCACAGCGGATCGGCCAGCATTTGCTGCAAATCACCAGTGGCTTTCTCGAACTGACCGACGATGCGCGGATCCAACGCCTGCTCAAGCGGGCGGTGCATAAAGCGATTGATAAGGTCGATCTCTCAGGCACCAGCGCGCTGATGCTGGAAAGCATGACCAAAAACGATCGTCATCAGGTGCTGCTTGATACGCTGATCGCCCAGATGATCGCTCTGCTTCAGCGCGATAGCTCGCGAGCGTTCATCGCCCAGCAGATCGTGCGCTGGCTGGAAACGGAGCATCCGCTTAAAGCCCGAATTCTGCCGACCGAGTGGCTGGGCGAGCACAGCGCCGAACTGGTGTCCGATGCGGTGAATTCTCTGCTGGACGACATCAGCCAGGATCGTGCTCATCAGATCCGCCACGCCTTCGATCGCGCCACCTTTAAGCTTATCGACAAACTGAAAACCGACCCGGAAATGGCGAACCGGGCAGAAAAGATCAAAGATTATCTGAAAGAAGATGAGGCGTTTAACCGCTACCTCGGCGAATTATGGGCAGATCTCCGCGAGTGGCTGAAAACAGATATTAATGCCCAGGATTCCCGCGTTAAGCAGCGCATTGCCCATGCAGGGCAGTGGTTTGGCGAAACGCTGATCGCCGACGATGCGCTGCGTGCGTCGTTGAACGGGCACCTTGAGCAGGCTGCGCACCGGGTGGCGCCCGATTTTGCCACCTTCCTGACCCGCCACATCAGCGACACGGTGAAAAGCTGGGATGCCCGCGATATGTCGCGACAAATTGAACTCAACATCGGTAAAGATTTGCAGTTTATTCGCGTCAACGGCACGCTGGTCGGCGGCACCATCGGGCTGCTGTTGTATCTTCTTTCACAACTCCCCGCCGTACTCAGCGCGGCCCAGTATTAA
- a CDS encoding SdiA-regulated domain-containing protein, producing MNRIVRFLKRPLTGIVILIALVAGFGYFLLAGALSERAESSPHAYRATIDGKPIAGITKNISSLTWSKKSNTLFSTLNKPATIIELTPEGDLLRTIPLDFVRDMETIEYVGNDTFVVSDESDYTIYVITLNAQSQVNIVKKINFAMQTTPTNSGIEGLAWSPNDRTFWFFKERNPIEIYTVKGLLRNDDLTIGHDVTLQNNLDVKDISGAEFNAQKKSLLILSHESQVLKEVTTAGEAIGEMSLTRGRHGLAKEIRQAEGIAMDDRGTIFIVAEPNLFYRFTPGAEQ from the coding sequence ATGAACAGGATTGTCCGTTTTTTGAAGCGCCCTCTGACGGGGATCGTCATTCTCATTGCGCTTGTTGCCGGGTTCGGCTACTTTCTGCTTGCCGGGGCGCTGAGCGAACGCGCGGAATCGTCACCCCACGCCTATCGCGCCACGATTGACGGTAAGCCCATTGCCGGCATCACCAAAAATATCTCCTCCCTCACCTGGTCGAAGAAAAGCAACACCCTGTTCAGCACCCTGAATAAGCCAGCAACCATCATTGAACTGACGCCGGAAGGCGATCTGCTGCGCACGATCCCGCTCGATTTTGTCCGCGATATGGAAACCATCGAATATGTGGGTAACGATACGTTTGTGGTCAGCGATGAAAGCGACTACACCATTTATGTGATTACCCTAAATGCGCAGTCGCAGGTCAACATTGTAAAAAAAATCAATTTCGCGATGCAGACAACGCCAACCAACAGCGGTATTGAAGGGCTGGCGTGGTCACCCAACGATCGCACCTTCTGGTTCTTTAAAGAGCGTAACCCCATTGAGATCTACACCGTAAAGGGGCTGTTGCGGAATGACGATCTGACGATTGGCCACGACGTAACGCTGCAAAATAATCTGGATGTGAAGGACATCTCCGGTGCGGAATTTAATGCGCAAAAGAAGAGTTTATTAATCCTCTCCCATGAGTCGCAGGTCCTCAAAGAGGTCACCACGGCGGGGGAAGCCATTGGCGAGATGTCTCTCACCCGCGGCCGTCACGGACTGGCAAAAGAGATTCGCCAGGCGGAAGGCATCGCGATGGACGATCGCGGGACGATCTTTATCGTCGCGGAGCCTAATCTCTTTTACCGTTTCACGCCTGGCGCAGAACAATAA
- a CDS encoding IS3 family transposase (programmed frameshift) — translation MRKARFTEHQIIAVIKSVEAGRTVKDVCREAGISEATYYNWKSRYGGMEASDIKKIKDLEDENRRLKQMFADLSLENRALKDVIEKKPLKPAFKRELVTHLITTFGLSIRQACRSLNLSRTVYHYRPDTTRDEPVIVALQAVAERYPRYGFPKLFQVLRRQGYPWNHKRIHRIYCLLKLNFRRKGKQRLPVRNPSPLATPEALNQSWSVDFMHDALVCGRRFRTFNVVDDFNREALSIEIDLNLPALRVVRVLDRIAANRGYPVMLRMDNGPEFISLVLAEWAEQHAVKLEFIQPGKPTQNAFIERFNRTYRTEILDFYLFRTLNEVREITERWVSEYNCERPHESLNNMTPEEYRQHHYLAGISKNAWN, via the exons ATGCGTAAAGCCCGTTTTACTGAGCATCAGATCATTGCCGTAATTAAATCGGTTGAAGCCGGACGAACTGTTAAGGATGTCTGCCGGGAGGCCGGTATATCTGAAGCCACCTACTACAACTGGAAGTCCAGATACGGCGGCATGGAGGCTTCTGATATTAAAAAGATCAAGGATCTTGAGGACGAGAATCGGCGTCTCAAACAGATGTTTGCCGACCTGAGCCTTGAGAACCGGGCGCTGAAAGACGTTATCGAAAAAAAGC CTTTAAAACCAGCCTTTAAGCGTGAGCTGGTCACTCATCTGATAACGACATTTGGACTCAGTATCCGTCAGGCCTGCCGGAGTCTTAACCTGAGCAGAACGGTTTACCATTACCGTCCGGATACCACGCGTGACGAACCCGTTATTGTCGCGTTGCAGGCAGTGGCAGAGCGATACCCACGGTACGGTTTTCCAAAACTTTTCCAGGTTCTGCGGCGGCAGGGATACCCGTGGAATCACAAAAGGATCCATCGTATTTATTGTCTGCTGAAACTGAATTTTCGCCGTAAAGGCAAACAACGGTTGCCAGTACGTAATCCCTCGCCACTGGCCACACCGGAAGCGCTGAACCAGAGCTGGTCTGTCGATTTTATGCATGATGCCCTGGTCTGTGGCCGTCGTTTTCGCACGTTCAATGTCGTTGATGACTTTAACCGTGAGGCGTTGTCGATTGAAATCGATCTGAATCTGCCAGCTCTTCGCGTCGTCCGGGTACTCGACAGGATCGCGGCAAATCGCGGCTATCCGGTCATGCTACGCATGGATAATGGTCCGGAATTTATCTCACTTGTACTTGCTGAATGGGCAGAGCAACATGCAGTAAAACTGGAATTTATTCAGCCGGGTAAGCCGACGCAGAACGCTTTTATTGAGCGCTTTAACCGAACATACCGTACAGAAATACTCGATTTTTATCTGTTCAGAACGCTGAATGAAGTGCGGGAAATCACGGAAAGATGGGTGTCAGAATATAACTGTGAACGCCCGCATGAATCACTGAACAATATGACGCCAGAGGAATATCGACAACACCATTATTTGGCCGGGATCTCAAAAAATGCCTGGAACTAA
- a CDS encoding HrgA protein: MTSRPQMIINVLQANPDEQFTARQLAQKIIDHYGAELAVKRQNPRFASDEDFLSQIAAEVGGSRTVQAKAMCPQVMTRDKPRPRLYYWGKEIDNGMQQESSFDIAPTPSAETVAFSEHALYPLLIEYLSEEEELLCRRIDEKRSSNNKGLGANHWLYPDIVALQPLDKGWDSVVQNCVRYSEGRLTRLWSFEVKRQLNRSNVRECFFQAVSNSSWAHFGYLVATEINEDKQRGVERELQMLCALHGIGVILLNPQDPGNSQTLIPARERTSIDWQSVNRLVVENKDFKEFIDLVSDYHQTGKIHKALWNR, translated from the coding sequence ATGACTAGTCGCCCACAGATGATTATTAATGTTCTTCAGGCTAATCCTGATGAGCAATTTACAGCCCGTCAGCTTGCCCAAAAAATCATTGATCACTATGGCGCAGAGCTTGCTGTGAAGCGTCAAAATCCTCGATTCGCTAGTGATGAAGATTTCTTGAGTCAAATAGCTGCTGAAGTCGGTGGGAGCAGAACCGTTCAGGCAAAAGCGATGTGTCCTCAGGTTATGACGCGTGACAAACCTCGGCCCAGACTTTATTACTGGGGTAAGGAAATCGATAATGGCATGCAACAAGAGTCATCTTTTGATATTGCTCCGACTCCGTCTGCTGAGACGGTAGCTTTTTCTGAGCATGCTCTTTACCCGCTTTTGATTGAGTACCTTTCTGAAGAAGAAGAATTGCTTTGCCGTCGTATCGATGAAAAGCGTTCAAGCAACAACAAAGGTCTTGGGGCAAATCATTGGCTTTATCCGGATATTGTTGCTTTGCAGCCTCTTGATAAAGGTTGGGATAGCGTTGTGCAAAACTGCGTACGGTATAGCGAAGGGCGTTTAACCCGTCTGTGGTCTTTTGAGGTAAAACGTCAGCTTAACCGTAGCAATGTTCGAGAATGTTTCTTCCAGGCAGTGAGCAATTCAAGCTGGGCCCATTTTGGTTATCTTGTCGCGACCGAAATAAATGAAGATAAGCAGCGTGGTGTAGAAAGAGAGCTGCAGATGTTGTGTGCATTGCATGGTATTGGCGTGATCCTTCTTAATCCGCAAGATCCCGGTAATAGTCAAACACTGATTCCTGCACGAGAGCGAACAAGTATTGATTGGCAATCCGTCAACCGCCTGGTGGTTGAGAACAAGGATTTTAAAGAGTTTATCGATCTGGTTTCCGATTATCACCAGACAGGAAAAATACACAAAGCGCTCTGGAATAGATAA
- a CDS encoding integrase arm-type DNA-binding domain-containing protein — translation MALTDIKVRTAKPMDKQFKLTDGNGMHLLVHPNGSRYWRLQYRYGGKQKMLALGVYPDVSLADARARRDDARKLLANGIDPGDKKKNDKIEQEEARTFEQLAIEWHATNKKWSEEHSRRVLKSLEDNLFPAIGKRNIAELKTRDLLAPIKAVELSGRLEVASRLQQRTTAIMRYAVQSGLLDYNPAQEMVGAVASSNRQHRPALQLKRIPELLRRIDSYTGRPLTRLAVELTLLVFIRSSELRFARWSEIDFETSMWTIPAEREAIEGVKHSQRGSKMRTPHLVPLSHQAIAILKDVYKLSGDRDFVFIGDHDHRKPMSENTVNKALRVMGYDTKVEVCGHGFRTMACSSLIESGLWSRDAVERQMSHMERNSVRAAYIHKAEHLDERRLMLQWWADFLDANREKAESPFDFAKLSME, via the coding sequence ATGGCTCTAACAGATATCAAAGTCAGAACAGCAAAGCCAATGGATAAGCAATTCAAGCTTACTGATGGCAACGGTATGCATCTTCTCGTCCACCCAAATGGTTCAAGATACTGGCGTCTGCAGTACCGCTATGGCGGAAAGCAAAAGATGCTGGCTTTAGGTGTTTACCCTGACGTATCTCTTGCAGATGCTAGGGCTCGTCGCGATGATGCTCGTAAGCTTTTAGCAAACGGCATCGATCCGGGAGATAAAAAGAAAAATGATAAGATTGAGCAGGAGGAAGCACGTACTTTTGAGCAGCTTGCTATTGAGTGGCATGCCACAAATAAAAAGTGGTCGGAAGAACATAGTCGACGAGTGCTTAAAAGCCTGGAGGACAATCTCTTCCCTGCCATAGGTAAGCGGAATATCGCTGAGCTTAAAACTAGAGACCTGCTGGCCCCAATCAAAGCGGTAGAACTGTCAGGACGGCTTGAGGTTGCTTCACGATTACAACAGCGAACCACGGCAATTATGCGCTATGCCGTACAGAGTGGTTTACTGGACTATAACCCCGCGCAGGAGATGGTTGGCGCTGTTGCTTCAAGTAACAGGCAGCATCGACCTGCTCTTCAGTTGAAGCGAATCCCAGAACTATTACGGCGCATAGATAGTTATACCGGTAGACCTCTTACTAGACTTGCCGTCGAACTCACGCTCCTAGTATTCATTCGTTCAAGTGAACTACGCTTTGCTCGTTGGTCTGAGATCGATTTCGAAACATCAATGTGGACAATACCTGCAGAGCGCGAAGCTATTGAAGGAGTAAAGCATTCACAGCGTGGTTCAAAAATGCGTACGCCTCATCTGGTGCCGCTTTCTCATCAAGCTATAGCAATTCTTAAAGATGTTTACAAACTTAGTGGTGATCGCGATTTTGTTTTCATCGGCGATCATGACCATCGCAAACCGATGAGTGAAAACACGGTGAACAAGGCGCTGCGCGTTATGGGTTATGACACGAAGGTAGAGGTTTGTGGGCACGGTTTCAGGACAATGGCCTGTAGTTCATTGATCGAGTCTGGATTGTGGTCGAGGGATGCAGTGGAAAGGCAGATGAGCCATATGGAACGTAACTCAGTACGCGCAGCTTACATTCATAAGGCCGAACATCTTGATGAACGGCGACTGATGCTGCAGTGGTGGGCTGATTTTTTGGATGCGAATCGTGAGAAGGCGGAGAGTCCGTTTGATTTTGCCAAATTAAGCATGGAATGA
- a CDS encoding HNH endonuclease, whose product MRFYQVEPTLENYWRGIILFGKNVASYKFALAHALYDLRANGSDLILLEDLAVPFSEHLCRHLRHAPKQITSRSSKYIAACEQYNQGEITRDEMTVITVRQGFNNVIDAFHNVNLGEIEKRFFIDERKTHQGIRITDNFYRLSEQPQYQNFSLETDARWNLVEQAWAMNISSHLLNIEYDNDDQMLFSRNHDRRVAISSCRDSLNGYQKGRCFYCFAPISLHPGDETYADVDHFIPWKARSHVANIDGVWNLVLACKECNRGEKGKFAQLPSARLLQRLHDRNEYFINSHLPLRETLIRQTGNSPQLRNTFLNDNWNEAIRILFHQWEPIAQGTDTF is encoded by the coding sequence ATGCGCTTTTATCAGGTCGAGCCCACGCTGGAGAACTACTGGCGCGGCATTATCCTCTTTGGCAAAAATGTCGCATCCTACAAGTTTGCGCTCGCTCATGCCTTGTACGATCTCAGGGCAAACGGTAGCGATCTGATCCTGCTGGAAGATTTGGCGGTGCCATTCAGCGAGCATCTGTGCCGCCATCTCCGGCACGCTCCCAAGCAAATTACCTCTCGCAGCAGTAAGTACATCGCCGCCTGTGAGCAATATAATCAGGGCGAAATTACTCGGGACGAGATGACAGTTATCACCGTCCGTCAGGGCTTCAATAACGTCATCGATGCTTTTCACAATGTGAACCTGGGTGAGATAGAAAAACGGTTCTTTATTGATGAACGCAAAACGCATCAGGGCATTCGAATTACCGATAATTTTTACCGACTGAGCGAACAGCCACAGTATCAAAATTTTAGCCTTGAAACAGATGCTCGCTGGAATCTGGTAGAGCAGGCCTGGGCGATGAATATATCCAGTCATCTGCTCAACATCGAATACGATAACGACGACCAAATGCTTTTCAGCCGCAATCACGATCGCCGGGTCGCAATCTCCAGTTGCCGAGACAGTCTGAACGGCTATCAGAAAGGACGCTGCTTCTACTGCTTTGCCCCCATTAGCTTACACCCGGGTGATGAAACCTATGCCGATGTCGATCACTTCATCCCCTGGAAAGCACGCAGTCATGTCGCAAATATTGACGGTGTCTGGAATCTGGTTCTGGCCTGTAAGGAGTGTAATCGTGGTGAAAAAGGAAAGTTTGCACAGCTTCCTTCTGCCAGACTGCTTCAGCGCCTGCACGACAGGAATGAATATTTTATTAACAGCCACCTTCCACTTCGCGAAACGCTGATACGTCAGACAGGCAACTCACCACAACTCAGAAACACATTTCTGAACGACAACTGGAACGAAGCGATTAGAATACTCTTTCACCAGTGGGAACCCATAGCACAAGGCACGGACACATTCTGA
- a CDS encoding class I SAM-dependent methyltransferase, with protein MTLEYYQRNAQGFFTSTVNVDMDSLYQPFLANIGTGGRILDAGCGSGRDSRAFVMKGYQVDAFDASSEMVKLASQHAAIPVEQMAFEDMTAVEQYDGIWCCASLLHVSAEALPEVMGKLARALKPGGIWYVSFKYGETERVKDDRHFTDLTEQGLEKLLAPLTDITLASQWKTSDKRPERDEIWLNALLKKKT; from the coding sequence ATGACTCTCGAATATTATCAGCGCAATGCACAAGGTTTTTTCACCTCGACAGTTAACGTTGATATGGATTCACTGTATCAGCCATTTCTGGCAAATATCGGAACTGGCGGGCGGATTCTGGATGCCGGATGCGGTTCTGGTCGCGACAGCCGGGCCTTCGTTATGAAGGGGTATCAGGTTGATGCGTTCGATGCCTCGTCGGAAATGGTGAAACTGGCAAGTCAGCACGCCGCAATTCCTGTTGAGCAGATGGCCTTTGAGGATATGACTGCCGTTGAGCAATACGACGGGATCTGGTGCTGCGCTTCGTTGCTGCACGTCAGCGCCGAAGCGCTTCCGGAGGTGATGGGTAAGCTGGCCCGAGCCCTTAAACCCGGCGGCATCTGGTACGTATCGTTTAAATATGGCGAGACGGAAAGAGTTAAAGACGATCGCCATTTTACCGATCTGACAGAACAGGGTCTTGAGAAGCTGCTTGCCCCCCTTACTGACATCACCCTTGCCTCGCAATGGAAAACGTCAGACAAGCGACCGGAACGCGACGAGATATGGCTAAACGCGTTGCTCAAGAAAAAGACCTGA
- a CDS encoding NAD(P)-dependent alcohol dehydrogenase, with protein sequence MSTIKSYAAKEAGGELELFEYDAGELKPEDVEVQVDYCGVCHSDLSMIDNEWGFSQYPLVAGHEVIGRVVALGSAAQDKGLKVGQRVGIGWTARSCGHCDACISGNHVNCQEGTVPTILNRGGFAEKLRADWQWVIPLPESIDIASAGPLLCGGITVFKPLLMHHVTATSRVGVIGIGGLGHIAIKLLHAMGCEVTAFSSNPAKEQEVLAMGADKVVNSRDPDALKALAGQFDLIINTVNVDLDWQPYFEALAYGGNFHTVGAVLKPLPVPAFTLIAGDRSISGSATGTPFELRKLMKFAGRSKVSPTTEEFPMSKINEAIQHVRDGKARYRVVLKADF encoded by the coding sequence ATGTCCACGATAAAAAGCTATGCCGCAAAAGAAGCGGGCGGCGAACTTGAGCTCTTTGAATACGATGCGGGTGAACTGAAGCCGGAAGATGTCGAGGTGCAGGTCGACTACTGCGGCGTCTGCCATTCGGATTTGTCGATGATCGATAACGAATGGGGCTTCTCGCAGTATCCGCTGGTTGCCGGGCATGAGGTGATTGGTCGCGTCGTTGCCCTCGGCAGCGCGGCGCAGGACAAAGGTCTGAAGGTCGGTCAGCGCGTCGGCATCGGCTGGACGGCACGCAGTTGCGGGCACTGCGACGCCTGTATCAGCGGCAATCATGTCAACTGTCAGGAAGGTACGGTTCCCACTATCCTCAATCGCGGCGGCTTTGCCGAGAAGCTGCGCGCAGACTGGCAGTGGGTGATCCCGCTTCCGGAAAGTATTGATATCGCCTCCGCCGGTCCGCTACTGTGCGGCGGCATCACGGTGTTTAAACCCCTGCTGATGCACCACGTCACCGCCACCAGCCGCGTTGGGGTGATTGGTATTGGTGGGCTGGGGCATATCGCCATTAAGCTGCTGCATGCGATGGGCTGTGAGGTCACGGCGTTCAGCTCGAATCCGGCGAAAGAGCAGGAAGTGCTGGCGATGGGTGCCGATAAAGTGGTGAACAGCCGCGATCCGGACGCTTTAAAAGCGCTCGCGGGCCAGTTCGATCTCATCATCAATACGGTGAACGTCGATCTCGACTGGCAGCCCTACTTCGAAGCGCTGGCCTATGGCGGCAACTTCCATACCGTCGGGGCGGTGCTGAAGCCGCTGCCGGTACCGGCATTTACGCTGATTGCAGGCGATCGCAGTATCTCCGGTTCCGCTACCGGTACGCCGTTTGAACTGCGCAAACTGATGAAGTTTGCCGGACGCAGCAAAGTCTCGCCAACGACGGAGGAGTTCCCGATGTCGAAAATAAACGAGGCTATTCAGCACGTACGTGACGGCAAGGCCCGTTATCGCGTGGTGCTGAAAGCCGACTTCTAA
- the idnK gene encoding gluconokinase, with the protein MAGESYILMGVSGSGKSLIGSKVAALLSAKFIDGDDLHPAKNIDKMSQGIPLTDEDRLPWLERLNDASYSLYKKNETGFIVCSSLKKQYRDILRKGSPNVHFLWLDGDYDIILARMQRRAGHFMPVGLLKSQFEALECPQAEEADIARIDINHDVENVAAQCQQAVAVFRQARERLNASI; encoded by the coding sequence ATGGCCGGAGAAAGCTATATTTTGATGGGTGTTTCAGGAAGCGGTAAATCGTTAATTGGCAGCAAAGTCGCGGCTTTATTATCGGCGAAATTCATTGATGGCGACGATCTCCATCCCGCCAAAAACATTGATAAAATGTCGCAGGGAATTCCGTTAACCGATGAAGACCGACTGCCATGGTTAGAGCGATTAAATGATGCTTCCTATAGCCTTTATAAAAAAAATGAGACGGGATTTATTGTGTGTTCATCATTAAAAAAACAGTATCGGGATATTTTGCGCAAGGGGAGTCCAAACGTGCATTTTCTCTGGTTAGATGGTGATTACGATATCATTCTGGCGCGGATGCAGCGTCGGGCGGGGCACTTTATGCCGGTTGGCCTGTTAAAAAGCCAGTTTGAGGCGCTGGAGTGTCCGCAGGCGGAAGAAGCTGACATTGCGCGTATCGACATTAATCATGACGTAGAGAACGTTGCTGCACAGTGCCAGCAGGCGGTAGCGGTTTTTCGGCAGGCGCGTGAGCGACTCAACGCCTCGATCTGA
- the idnD gene encoding L-idonate 5-dehydrogenase, producing the protein MQVKTQSCVVAGKRSVAVKEQNIEWDNKGTLVKITRGGICGSDLHYYQEGKVGNFTVKAPMILGHEVIGKVVHSDSETLREGQSIAINPSKPCGHCKYCLQHEENQCTEMRFFGSAMYFPHVDGGFTQFKTVDTAQCIPYPEQADEKVMAFAEPLAVAIHAAHEAGDLQGKKVFISGVGPIGCLIVSAVKTLGAAEVVCADVSARSLSLAHQMGADTLTNPQQDPIDEWKKEKGYFDVSFEVSGHPSSVTTCLEVTRAKGVMVQVGMGGPVPDFPMMMLIGKEISLKGSFRFTTEFNTAVSWLANGVIDPLPLLSAEYPFTELEPALIFASDKTQAAKVQLVFEDIK; encoded by the coding sequence ATGCAAGTTAAAACTCAATCCTGCGTTGTAGCGGGTAAGCGCTCTGTTGCCGTAAAAGAACAGAATATCGAATGGGATAATAAAGGTACGCTTGTAAAAATAACCCGAGGAGGCATTTGCGGTTCCGATTTACATTATTATCAGGAAGGTAAAGTCGGTAATTTCACCGTCAAAGCGCCAATGATCTTAGGCCATGAAGTTATTGGCAAAGTGGTCCATAGCGATTCAGAAACATTACGCGAAGGACAGTCGATTGCCATTAATCCGTCTAAGCCGTGCGGTCATTGTAAATATTGTCTGCAGCATGAAGAAAATCAATGCACGGAAATGCGTTTCTTTGGCAGTGCGATGTATTTTCCGCACGTTGATGGCGGTTTTACTCAATTTAAAACGGTCGATACCGCTCAGTGCATACCTTACCCGGAACAGGCAGATGAAAAGGTGATGGCTTTCGCCGAACCGCTGGCTGTGGCTATCCATGCCGCACATGAGGCGGGCGATTTGCAGGGTAAGAAAGTCTTTATCTCCGGCGTCGGCCCCATCGGTTGCCTGATCGTCAGTGCGGTGAAAACGCTGGGCGCAGCGGAAGTCGTCTGCGCAGATGTAAGTGCTCGCTCACTGTCACTGGCTCATCAGATGGGCGCTGATACGCTCACTAACCCGCAGCAGGATCCGATCGACGAGTGGAAAAAAGAGAAAGGCTACTTCGACGTCAGTTTCGAAGTCTCGGGTCACCCTTCTTCTGTCACCACCTGTCTGGAAGTCACTCGAGCAAAAGGCGTGATGGTGCAGGTCGGTATGGGCGGTCCCGTGCCGGATTTCCCGATGATGATGCTGATCGGCAAAGAAATTTCGCTCAAAGGCTCGTTCCGCTTTACCACCGAGTTCAACACTGCCGTGTCGTGGCTGGCCAATGGCGTTATCGATCCGCTGCCGTTGCTGAGTGCGGAGTATCCCTTTACCGAACTGGAACCGGCGCTGATCTTCGCCAGTGATAAAACCCAGGCGGCGAAAGTCCAGCTCGTCTTTGAAGACATTAAATAA
- the idnO gene encoding gluconate 5-dehydrogenase, whose product MKNLFSLDGKNILITGSAQGIGYLLATGLGQYGAQIIVNDITSERAEAAVAKLQQEGIRAVAAPFNVTQKLDIDAAVDHIEKDIGPIDVLVNNAGIQRRHPFTEFPEQEWNDVIAVNQTAVFLVSQAVTRRMVERQAGKVINICSMQSELGRDTITPYAASKGAVKMLTRGMCVELARHNIQVNGIAPGYFKTEMTKALVEDEAFTSWLCKRTPAARWGDPQELIGAAVFLSSKASDFVNGHLLFVDGGMLVAV is encoded by the coding sequence ATGAAAAATCTTTTTTCACTGGACGGCAAAAATATTCTGATCACCGGTTCAGCTCAGGGGATTGGTTATTTACTGGCAACCGGGCTCGGTCAATATGGTGCCCAAATTATCGTTAACGATATTACGTCAGAACGGGCGGAAGCGGCGGTGGCTAAATTGCAGCAGGAAGGGATCCGCGCCGTGGCGGCCCCCTTTAATGTCACCCAAAAGCTGGATATTGACGCTGCGGTTGACCATATCGAAAAAGATATTGGCCCGATTGACGTGCTGGTGAATAACGCCGGAATACAGCGTCGCCATCCGTTTACCGAATTCCCGGAGCAGGAATGGAATGACGTGATTGCCGTCAACCAGACCGCCGTCTTCCTCGTCTCTCAGGCAGTCACCCGCCGAATGGTGGAGCGCCAGGCCGGTAAAGTCATCAATATCTGCTCCATGCAGAGCGAATTGGGGCGAGATACCATCACGCCGTATGCCGCTTCAAAAGGTGCCGTGAAGATGCTGACGCGCGGTATGTGCGTAGAACTGGCTCGCCATAACATTCAGGTTAACGGCATTGCGCCGGGATACTTCAAAACCGAAATGACTAAGGCACTGGTTGAAGATGAAGCCTTCACCTCATGGCTGTGCAAACGCACCCCTGCCGCCCGCTGGGGCGATCCGCAAGAGCTGATTGGCGCAGCGGTATTCCTCTCTTCCAAAGCGTCGGACTTCGTCAACGGACACCTGCTTTTTGTTGATGGCGGCATGCTGGTCGCTGTGTAA